One Tumebacillus amylolyticus DNA segment encodes these proteins:
- a CDS encoding LysM peptidoglycan-binding domain-containing protein, protein MMEGTRVTFVVVKAGETLDDLAARYGCTAEELRRLNPGMQGFAQGDVVKVMTRAWDPREPKAGQQFVLGFHAGPMGVSLPGSQNSFHQHAGLLSAIAPYWFDLNLGAAGQIKSRVTPATIRTLIGDAHGRGVKVLASLHNTEKRPGASRTQVLHSAITANRAILIRNILHTVEEYGFDGVNLDFERLKPGDTANYTSFVRELAARLHEQGKLLVVCVLGDAHHQPFSMDFDYPGLATSVDYLGIMTYDEHKANQGTPGPVASIPWVERTVRLAIDTGVPSRKILLGIAAYGYDWTDNRPGARALSFEAVQRLRRQHNATAQFHPSYRVPHFDYTDGRGELHHVWYEDARSLSLKLDLVRRFHLGGILHWRLGLEDPASWGPIRAKLSPIQK, encoded by the coding sequence ATGATGGAGGGAACACGGGTCACCTTTGTCGTCGTCAAGGCAGGAGAGACATTGGATGATCTTGCAGCGCGCTATGGATGTACGGCGGAGGAGTTGCGCCGGCTCAACCCCGGAATGCAAGGGTTCGCGCAGGGCGACGTCGTGAAAGTCATGACGAGAGCGTGGGACCCTCGAGAACCGAAAGCCGGTCAGCAGTTTGTGCTGGGCTTTCATGCAGGGCCGATGGGCGTGAGTTTACCGGGCAGCCAGAACTCGTTTCATCAGCATGCCGGGCTCTTGTCGGCGATTGCGCCGTATTGGTTTGATCTGAACCTCGGCGCTGCCGGACAAATCAAGTCTCGCGTGACACCGGCGACGATCCGAACGTTGATCGGAGATGCACACGGGCGGGGTGTGAAGGTCTTGGCGTCCCTTCACAACACCGAAAAGCGGCCCGGAGCGTCGCGCACGCAGGTCTTGCACAGTGCCATCACGGCCAACCGGGCGATTTTGATCCGAAACATCCTGCACACGGTCGAAGAGTATGGTTTTGATGGTGTGAACCTCGACTTTGAACGTTTGAAACCGGGGGATACGGCGAATTACACGTCCTTCGTTCGCGAGTTGGCGGCACGTCTGCATGAGCAGGGGAAACTTCTCGTCGTCTGTGTGTTGGGCGATGCGCATCACCAGCCGTTTTCGATGGACTTCGACTATCCGGGTTTGGCGACGAGCGTCGACTATCTCGGGATTATGACCTACGACGAGCACAAAGCCAACCAAGGCACACCCGGCCCGGTCGCATCGATTCCCTGGGTGGAGCGTACGGTGCGGTTGGCGATCGACACGGGTGTCCCGTCTCGCAAGATCTTGTTAGGCATCGCGGCGTACGGCTATGACTGGACGGACAATCGTCCGGGCGCGCGGGCCCTGTCTTTTGAAGCGGTGCAACGTCTGCGCCGTCAACACAACGCGACCGCTCAGTTTCATCCCTCGTACCGCGTGCCGCATTTCGACTATACAGACGGGCGTGGGGAACTGCATCATGTCTGGTATGAGGACGCTCGCAGTCTGTCGCTGAAGCTCGACCTCGTGCGCAGGTTTCACCTTGGCGGTATCCTGCACTGGCGACTTGGATTGGAGGACCCGGCGTCATGGGGTCCGATCCGCGCGAAGTTGTCTCCCATTCAAAAGTAA
- a CDS encoding glycosyl hydrolase family 18 protein, whose amino-acid sequence MGVISTTQLHYVIVREGDTLSSIANRYRTTTATIARLNQLSLDTVLTPGRILQVPKPKAVAEPPVKASPVQRPRIPRFAFAAYTAAEGVYPGSERALVKTGADGLSGIFPLWFQVAPDEPWRLQSYAGEAQIESVLRTARERGVQVIATLTNLYYPSDVNARQTIHQAMTVYRKHLLEAVEYTYARYGLDGIWLDWVDVEESDREHLAEWVEELAGLCRLRGWTLVVNVPMMPTTHGVPHTGAYDLLRIGRAADLVALLLNTEHRLQTGPGPLCSLPWAETGVRHALASGVPANKILLGIAGYAYDWKENSTVPEYLSFEGAMNRARQYRVHVKFDPVSQTPMYVYQDSQGVDHQVWFENTSSLSQKVTILNRYGLAGLSLWRLGMEDPSLWPLLRYRWGEIKKGSSRFRNIYYGN is encoded by the coding sequence GTGGGGGTCATATCCACGACGCAGTTGCACTACGTGATCGTACGGGAGGGTGACACACTGTCATCTATCGCAAATCGTTATCGAACGACGACGGCGACCATCGCCCGGCTGAATCAGCTGTCCTTGGACACGGTGCTGACCCCCGGCCGAATCTTGCAAGTGCCAAAGCCCAAAGCTGTGGCCGAGCCGCCTGTGAAAGCGTCCCCAGTTCAACGGCCACGCATCCCGCGCTTTGCGTTTGCCGCCTATACAGCGGCAGAGGGTGTCTATCCCGGAAGTGAGCGGGCTTTGGTCAAGACCGGGGCAGACGGTTTGAGCGGAATCTTCCCACTTTGGTTCCAAGTCGCGCCGGATGAACCGTGGCGGTTGCAGTCTTACGCGGGAGAAGCACAGATTGAATCGGTGTTGCGCACAGCTCGTGAGCGCGGGGTGCAGGTGATCGCGACGCTGACCAACCTCTACTATCCTTCCGATGTCAATGCCCGACAGACCATTCACCAAGCGATGACCGTCTATCGAAAACACTTGCTGGAAGCGGTCGAGTACACGTATGCACGATATGGGCTGGATGGCATCTGGCTCGATTGGGTCGACGTGGAGGAGAGCGATCGGGAGCACTTGGCGGAGTGGGTGGAGGAGTTGGCCGGACTCTGCCGGCTGCGCGGGTGGACATTGGTCGTCAACGTACCGATGATGCCGACAACGCACGGCGTGCCCCATACCGGAGCGTACGATTTGTTGCGAATCGGGCGAGCGGCCGACTTGGTGGCGTTGCTGCTGAACACAGAGCATCGCTTGCAGACAGGGCCAGGGCCGCTCTGTTCACTTCCCTGGGCGGAGACCGGGGTGCGCCATGCGTTGGCGTCAGGCGTTCCAGCGAATAAAATTTTGCTTGGCATCGCCGGATACGCCTACGATTGGAAGGAGAACAGCACAGTCCCTGAATACCTTTCCTTCGAGGGCGCGATGAACCGCGCTCGCCAATATCGGGTCCACGTGAAGTTCGATCCGGTTAGTCAAACGCCGATGTACGTCTATCAAGACAGCCAAGGTGTGGACCATCAAGTGTGGTTCGAGAACACCTCAAGTCTTTCGCAGAAGGTCACGATCCTCAATCGCTATGGGTTGGCGGGACTTTCTCTTTGGCGGCTCGGTATGGAGGACCCCAGCTTATGGCCGTTGCTGCGGTATCGGTGGGGAGAGATCAAGAAAGGGAGTTCTCGTTTCCGTAACATATATTATGGAAACTAA
- a CDS encoding YqjF family protein codes for MKITHQVEHRPYPIPTKLWVMTQTWNRLLFAHWPIPVSAIREHIPKELEVDTYNGVTYIGVVPFDMSDIRARFFPQIPYTNKFPELNVRAYVTRDGKPGVYFFSLDASNLLAVSVARGMFSLPYFHAQMSSIQRRDTIEYQSQRIHSNAPAGEFVAAYRPTSEVYYAEPGTLDHWLTERYCLYTMHGGHLYRGDIHHVPWPLRQAGAEFEKNTMLDRLNLPIDDPLSPPILHYVDSIMALIWPLVKVTG; via the coding sequence ATGAAGATCACTCACCAAGTTGAGCATCGACCGTACCCAATCCCTACCAAACTATGGGTAATGACACAGACGTGGAACCGCCTGTTGTTCGCGCATTGGCCAATTCCGGTGTCCGCCATACGTGAACACATCCCGAAGGAACTAGAAGTCGATACCTACAATGGAGTGACGTACATAGGCGTTGTTCCCTTTGACATGAGTGACATCCGCGCTCGATTTTTCCCTCAGATTCCGTATACGAATAAGTTTCCGGAACTCAATGTTCGCGCCTACGTCACCCGTGACGGCAAGCCAGGTGTCTATTTTTTCAGCTTGGATGCCTCGAATCTCTTGGCGGTCTCTGTCGCTCGCGGAATGTTCTCTCTGCCTTATTTTCATGCTCAAATGTCCTCCATACAGAGACGAGACACCATTGAATATCAAAGTCAACGCATCCACAGCAACGCGCCTGCAGGGGAATTTGTCGCCGCGTATCGTCCGACCTCGGAGGTCTACTATGCGGAACCGGGCACGTTGGACCATTGGTTGACGGAGCGCTATTGCTTGTACACGATGCATGGAGGACACCTCTATCGCGGTGACATTCACCATGTTCCGTGGCCCCTGCGACAGGCAGGGGCAGAATTTGAGAAAAACACGATGCTGGACCGGCTGAACTTGCCGATTGACGATCCCCTCTCTCCTCCGATCCTCCACTACGTCGACTCCATCATGGCCCTGATCTGGCCGCTTGTGAAAGTAACTGGATAG
- a CDS encoding tyrosine-type recombinase/integrase: protein MTMDSNNQLPMTMGTGVPSLANEMGIMNDEHLIALFLNRPRPKKWSKMTVKAYHRDLQTFLNFIDGTPLANVTYVQLVTYFNTLEHYAPATQQRMIIIMKSLFLFAHRLGYIHRNPAILIAAPRVPNRATHKRSLAVTEAQKLLEASKGNERSYVIVVLLMTTGVRVEELCQANWCDLYEDMRGNIGWMVRGKGDKDRPVLIRPDVWELLQNFRRSCGKNPNLDPGDRTPLVITRRFTRYRQNGVRDMMYRLSRSAGLSRMISPHVLRHTCATFALEAEAPLLQVQRQMGHESLRTTERYLHDIRELSESAGGYINQVTI, encoded by the coding sequence ATGACGATGGATTCCAACAATCAGCTCCCTATGACGATGGGAACAGGTGTTCCTTCTCTTGCAAATGAAATGGGGATCATGAATGATGAGCATTTGATTGCCCTCTTTCTGAATCGCCCGCGTCCGAAAAAGTGGTCCAAGATGACGGTCAAGGCCTATCATCGTGATCTCCAAACCTTTTTGAATTTCATCGACGGCACTCCACTCGCCAACGTTACATATGTACAGCTCGTGACCTACTTTAATACCTTGGAACATTATGCTCCTGCCACCCAGCAACGGATGATTATCATCATGAAGTCCCTATTCCTCTTCGCCCACCGTCTTGGGTATATCCATCGAAACCCGGCGATTCTCATTGCAGCTCCTCGAGTCCCGAATCGAGCTACTCATAAGCGGTCGCTCGCGGTAACCGAAGCGCAGAAGTTGCTGGAAGCGTCGAAAGGAAATGAACGCTCCTATGTAATCGTCGTCTTGCTGATGACAACCGGAGTTCGTGTTGAAGAACTTTGTCAGGCAAACTGGTGCGATCTCTATGAAGACATGCGGGGCAATATCGGGTGGATGGTCCGAGGCAAGGGGGACAAAGACCGCCCGGTGCTGATCCGTCCCGATGTGTGGGAGCTCTTGCAAAACTTCCGCCGCTCTTGCGGCAAGAACCCGAATCTCGATCCGGGCGATCGCACACCGTTGGTGATCACTCGTCGCTTCACACGCTATCGTCAGAACGGAGTTCGCGATATGATGTATCGCCTCTCGCGCTCGGCCGGTCTCTCTCGAATGATCTCACCGCACGTTCTGCGACATACCTGCGCAACGTTCGCACTGGAAGCGGAAGCCCCGTTGCTGCAGGTGCAACGTCAGATGGGCCATGAAAGTTTGCGCACGACAGAACGTTATCTCCATGACATTCGCGAACTCAGCGAGAGCGCCGGCGGGTACATCAACCAAGTCACGATCTAG
- the murC gene encoding UDP-N-acetylmuramate--L-alanine ligase, whose protein sequence is MKKIHFVGIKGAGTSALAQLYARMGYQVSGSDSQEVFFTDELLSQAGITYIASPSPENVESVDLVCHSPAYNDQHVEIKRAKELGIPVYNYPQMLGKLTQERASVLITGTHGKTTTTSMVGALLTSAGLDPMVVIGSKNYNIGSNARYGEGLLVAEACEYKRHFLNYQPQLLVVNNIDFDHPDYFQDIDDVFLCFQQLVDKLPEDGVLVACGDDPRCRQLETDAKIVYFGLDSSNDLYATNINESRGVLCFDVWEGSTPLGSVQFRSLGRHNVLNALATIAIARYLNLDFQDVQSSLSQFQGVYRRFDYLGRLGGMEVYDDYAHHPSEISTTLRAVKASFPNDPLITVFQPHTVSRTRKFLTEFVDSLTLSDEVLLVKLFSSAREQESGDALTEQLADAIRQRGKSVTYVDNLEEGTRFLQQYATTNQGIVLTMGAGNVRGIGEDSLTFLLESKSE, encoded by the coding sequence ATGAAGAAAATTCATTTTGTCGGGATCAAAGGGGCTGGAACGAGCGCGTTGGCGCAATTGTACGCTCGGATGGGGTACCAGGTATCCGGTTCGGATAGTCAGGAAGTGTTTTTCACCGACGAACTGCTCTCTCAAGCGGGCATCACATATATCGCATCACCCTCTCCGGAGAACGTTGAGAGCGTGGATCTCGTCTGTCATTCCCCTGCTTACAATGACCAGCACGTCGAGATCAAACGGGCCAAGGAACTGGGCATCCCCGTCTACAACTACCCGCAAATGCTCGGAAAATTGACGCAGGAACGTGCAAGCGTCTTGATCACCGGCACGCACGGCAAGACGACTACCACCTCGATGGTCGGCGCCCTGCTCACCTCCGCCGGACTGGATCCGATGGTGGTGATCGGCAGCAAAAACTACAACATCGGCAGCAACGCCCGCTATGGCGAAGGATTGTTGGTGGCCGAGGCTTGCGAATACAAACGGCACTTCCTGAACTACCAACCGCAACTGCTCGTCGTCAACAACATCGATTTCGATCACCCGGATTATTTCCAAGACATCGACGATGTGTTCCTTTGTTTCCAACAGCTCGTCGACAAGTTGCCGGAAGACGGCGTATTGGTCGCGTGTGGTGACGACCCTCGCTGCCGGCAATTAGAAACGGATGCAAAAATTGTGTATTTCGGTTTGGATTCCAGCAATGACCTCTACGCGACGAACATCAACGAATCGCGCGGGGTGTTGTGCTTCGACGTCTGGGAAGGCAGCACACCGCTTGGAAGCGTGCAGTTTCGCTCGCTCGGTCGCCACAACGTGCTGAACGCGCTGGCGACGATTGCGATCGCTCGCTACCTCAACTTGGATTTCCAAGATGTGCAGTCGTCGCTAAGTCAGTTCCAAGGCGTTTATCGCCGCTTTGATTACCTGGGGCGTCTCGGAGGCATGGAGGTGTATGACGATTACGCCCACCACCCGAGTGAAATCTCGACCACGCTCCGTGCTGTGAAAGCGTCGTTTCCGAATGACCCGCTGATCACCGTGTTCCAACCTCATACGGTCTCAAGGACACGGAAGTTTTTGACGGAGTTCGTGGATTCGCTCACGTTGTCGGATGAGGTGCTGTTGGTGAAGCTGTTCTCTTCGGCCCGGGAGCAGGAATCCGGCGATGCACTCACCGAACAGTTGGCCGATGCGATACGCCAGCGCGGGAAGTCGGTCACCTACGTGGATAATCTGGAAGAAGGAACTCGCTTTCTGCAACAGTATGCGACGACGAACCAAGGGATCGTATTGACCATGGGAGCCGGGAACGTGCGAGGGATCGGCGAAGACTCGCTGACGTTCTTGTTGGAGTCGAAATCGGAATAA
- a CDS encoding DUF456 domain-containing protein gives MDYALFTGGLIISSLLLFAALFFTVVPIIPGTIFTIPAFLIFGWMSGWDDFSVVFWIGQSVLIVVNFISDNVAQIFGIKKMGGSKAGMIGGSLGMFILPFVISPLGPLAVIFGPLLGAVIGAMIGEMLMRRKTNEVMKVGWGSLLSFLAGTVFKILLVGIQIVWFYIAIF, from the coding sequence TTGGATTACGCACTTTTTACCGGAGGACTTATCATTTCGTCGTTGTTGCTGTTTGCGGCGCTGTTCTTCACCGTGGTTCCGATCATTCCCGGGACCATTTTTACGATTCCGGCGTTTCTGATCTTCGGGTGGATGTCGGGATGGGATGACTTCTCCGTTGTGTTCTGGATCGGTCAGAGCGTGTTGATCGTCGTGAACTTCATTTCGGACAACGTGGCCCAGATCTTCGGGATCAAGAAGATGGGCGGCAGCAAGGCTGGGATGATCGGGGGGTCGCTTGGGATGTTTATCCTCCCGTTCGTGATCTCCCCGCTGGGGCCGCTGGCGGTGATCTTCGGGCCGTTGCTGGGTGCTGTCATCGGCGCGATGATCGGTGAGATGCTGATGCGCCGCAAGACCAATGAAGTGATGAAGGTAGGCTGGGGTTCGCTGTTGAGTTTCTTGGCCGGTACTGTCTTCAAGATTTTGCTCGTCGGCATTCAGATCGTCTGGTTCTACATTGCGATCTTCTAA